Part of the bacterium genome, CGGCGTCACGAATCTGTGATTCGGATGCTGTTGCATTCTCTTGTTGAATTTGCAAATCCATGATCGAATTCTTCAAGCGATTGACGTACGAACCAATACGGGTTCGTTCGGCGTCTTTCGATGCAATTGCCGTATCCAGAATGGTGATCGCGGTTTGGCTGTTCACCGTATTCAAGATATCAAGTGCATTGATACCTAATGCGCTTGAAGTTAAATCAGACATGCTAACGTAGTAGTAGTCTACGTCGATCGTGTTGTGGGTGCCGATGTGGAGTTTGATGCCGTTCGAGCCGGTTCCAGAAAAGGCGCCGTTCAAAAGGTATAAACCATTGTAGTTGGTGACTTTCGCGATACGGTCGATTTCACTCTTTAACTGTTGGAACTCAAAGTTAATAGCGACGCGGTCGTGATCGGTTAAAGCGCCATTCGATGCCTGGATACAAAGGGCGCGCATCTTGATCAGTTTCTCGTCGATGATGTTCATCGAACCTTCCGCGGTTGCGAACAAGCTGATTGCAGTTTCAGCATTCTTTTCCGCTTCG contains:
- a CDS encoding flagellin, whose protein sequence is MSTRINHNILSLTAQRAVYDAQANLDQAVQRLSSGLRINYSWDDAPALSISEKLRAQIASMNEAEKNAETAISLFATAEGSMNIIDEKLIKMRALCIQASNGALTDHDRVAINFEFQQLKSEIDRIAKVTNYNGLYLLNGAFSGTGSNGIKLHIGTHNTIDVDYYYVSMSDLTSSALGINALDILNTVNSQTAITILDTAIASKDAERTRIGSYVNRLKNSIMDLQIQQENATASESQIRDADIAEEMSNFLRAQIQFQSGISMLAQANQLPQIVSQLIG